GAGTGGTACGACACGAATCTGAACCCCCACGAATCGGACCACTGAGCGGAGAATCAGGCCCACTGTCCGAGAAAAAGCCTTTATCACCTGGACCGCCTATCCTCGCGTAACATGGTACTTGACAATCTCGGGAGCTCCCTGCGGGGCACCCTCGACAAACTCCGCGGCAAGTCTCGTCTCAGCAAGGAGGACGTCGAGGAGATCGTCAAGGAGATTCAACGCTCTCTCCTGCAGGCCGACGTCGACGTCGGCCTCGTGATGGAACTCTCCGACAACATCAAAACGCGCGCCCTGGAGGAAGAACCGCCGGGCGGCACCTCGGCGCGTGACCACGTCCTTCGCATCGTCTACGAGGAACTCGTGGACCTCGTCGGCGAGAGCACCGAACTCCCGCTCGAAAAACAGACCATCATGCTCGCGGGCCTCCAGGGGTCGGGGAAGACCACCTCCGCCGCGAAGATGGCGTGGTGGTTCTCGAAGAAGGGGCTTCGCCCCGCGGTCATCCAGACCGACACCTTCCGGCCGGGCGCCTACGACCAGGCCAAGGAGATGTGTCGCCGGGCGGAAGTCGATTTCTACGGCGACCCAGACGAGGAAGACCCGGTCAAAATCGCCCGCGAGGGCCTCGAAGCGACCAAAGACGCGGACGTGCAGATCGTGGACACCGCCGGTCGCCACGCGCTCGAAGCCAACCTCATCGACGAAATCGAGGAGATTCGCGCGGAAGTGAAACCCGACCGTTCGCTGCTCGTCTTAGACGCCGCAATCGGGCAGGGTGCAAAGGAACAGGCCCAGCAGTTCGACGAGTCGGTGGGTATCGACGGCGTCATCATCTCCAAACTCGACGGGACCGCGAAGGGTGGTGGGGCGCTCACCGCCGTCAAGGAGACGAACTCCTCTATCGCCTTCCTCGGGACGGGCGAGACCGTCCAGGACATCGAACGCTTCGAACCGAGCGGCTTCATCTCTCGCCTGCTCGGGATGGGTGACTTAAAACAGCTCACCGAGCGCGTCGAGCGCGCCATGGCGGAAACCCAGGAGGAGGACGAAGACTGGGACCCAGAGGACATGCTGAAAGGCACGTTCACCCTCCGGGACATGCGCCGGCAGATGCAGGCGATGAACAAGATGGGGCCGCTCGACCAGGTTCTCGACATGATTCCGGGCCTCGGCGGTGGGCTGAAAGACCAGCTGCCCGACGACGCGATGGACGTGACGAAAGACCGGATGCGCGTCTTCGAGTTCATCATGGACTCGATGACCGAAAACGAACTGGAGAACCCCCGGTCTATCAGTGCGAGTCAGGTGAAGCGAATCGCCCGCGGTTCTGGCACCTCCGAAGAGCAAGTGCGCGAACTGCTCCAGCAACACAAGATGATGGAGCGGACGCTCAAGCAGTTCAGCGGGATGGGCGATGGCGACATGCAACGGATGATGAAGCGCATGCAAAAACAGGGCGGTGGCGGAATGGGCGGTATGGGCGGCATGGGGCCGTTCTGAGTCGTTGTAAACTGGTTTTTTATTCCTGCGGCGGCACTGTCCTCACATGAGTGCCCGCGACATCGCGACCGAGGCGTACCGGGAAGCACTCCCGGCCCTCAGTCTGAGTGTCGTGGGCGGCCTGTTCGCCGGCGTCGTCCTCGGTGGAATGCGTGCTGAACTCCAAGACGTGCCCGGCCTCCTCGTGTTGATTCCCGCACTGCTCGCCACCCGCGGGAACGTTTACGGGTCGCTCGGTGCGCGAATTGCGACCGGACTCCACCAGGGGCTCGTCGAACCCCACGTGTTCAACGGCGACCGGAGGCTCCAGTCGGCGGTTGCAGCATCGATGGCGAATGGCATTCTCGCGAGTCTGTTCGCCGCCGCAGTCACGTTCTTCGTCCTCGGTGGTCTCTCCCGACCAGCCGCCCCCTTGCAAACGCTCCTCGCGATTGCGCTCATCGCGGGTTTGCTGTCGGGAACCGCCCTCTCCGTCGTCGTGGTGACAGTCGTGTTCGCTGGGTATCGGCGCGGCTACAACCCCGACACGCTCGTCGGTCCCGTCGTCACGACCACGGGCGACGTGTTCGGCCTCGCGTTCCTCCTGCTCGCCGTTCGAACCGTCCTCACCCTGGGGGTGGGCTGAGTGCCCACCGACTGGACGGTCCGCGCAATTACCCGCGCGCTGCTCCCCGTCTTGCTCCCGCTCACGCTGGTCGAAATCGGGAGCGGTCTCGTCCTCGGGACCTTCGAGAACACGCTGCTTCGCTATCCCTCGCTGCTCGTCCTCGTGCCCGTGACGATTGGCACCGCCGGCAACCTCGGAAGCATCCTCGCGGCTAGACTCTCGACCGCCTTCCACCTCGGACTCCTCTCCTTTGGCCGGGCCGACGAGACGCTGCTCGGGAACGCCCTCGCGACGATTGGCCTCGCCCTCACCGTCTTCCCCGTCGTCGGCGTCGGTGCGTGGCTCCTCTCGTGGCTCACCGTCGGGACCGACCTGCCGCTCAGAACCGTCTTTCTCGTCTCGCTTTCCAGCGGCGCGACACTAGCCGTCGTCGCCGTCCTCATCACCTTCGTCGCGACGTACGCGGCCTACCGGTTCGAACTCGACCCCGACGACGTGGTGATTCCCGTCGTGACCAACGCTTCTGACGTGCTCGGGGTCATCATCCTGTTTCTCGCCGTGCGCGTGTTCGTCTGAACCGACGAGCATTTGCGGGGTTCGCCCCGAGAGAGAAGTGTGCAGTCGCTCGTGGACCTCCTCTGGGTGGTCGGCCCCCGCGTCGCGAAGATTACGCTGTTCATCGCCATCGGCGTCTTCCTCGCGAATCTGGCGGTGGCGTTCGGCGCGGTGCGGAAGATTGCGGCCCTCTCACGGCCCCTCACCCACCCGGCGAACCTGCCAGAGGAGGTTGGCACCGCCATTCTGACGACAACGGCCTCGACCACCGCCGGGTACGGGATGCTCGCCGAGTTTCGCGAGTCGGGGATGC
This sequence is a window from Haladaptatus sp. QDMS2. Protein-coding genes within it:
- a CDS encoding magnesium transporter codes for the protein MPTDWTVRAITRALLPVLLPLTLVEIGSGLVLGTFENTLLRYPSLLVLVPVTIGTAGNLGSILAARLSTAFHLGLLSFGRADETLLGNALATIGLALTVFPVVGVGAWLLSWLTVGTDLPLRTVFLVSLSSGATLAVVAVLITFVATYAAYRFELDPDDVVIPVVTNASDVLGVIILFLAVRVFV
- a CDS encoding magnesium transporter encodes the protein MSARDIATEAYREALPALSLSVVGGLFAGVVLGGMRAELQDVPGLLVLIPALLATRGNVYGSLGARIATGLHQGLVEPHVFNGDRRLQSAVAASMANGILASLFAAAVTFFVLGGLSRPAAPLQTLLAIALIAGLLSGTALSVVVVTVVFAGYRRGYNPDTLVGPVVTTTGDVFGLAFLLLAVRTVLTLGVG
- a CDS encoding signal recognition particle protein Srp54, producing the protein MVLDNLGSSLRGTLDKLRGKSRLSKEDVEEIVKEIQRSLLQADVDVGLVMELSDNIKTRALEEEPPGGTSARDHVLRIVYEELVDLVGESTELPLEKQTIMLAGLQGSGKTTSAAKMAWWFSKKGLRPAVIQTDTFRPGAYDQAKEMCRRAEVDFYGDPDEEDPVKIAREGLEATKDADVQIVDTAGRHALEANLIDEIEEIRAEVKPDRSLLVLDAAIGQGAKEQAQQFDESVGIDGVIISKLDGTAKGGGALTAVKETNSSIAFLGTGETVQDIERFEPSGFISRLLGMGDLKQLTERVERAMAETQEEDEDWDPEDMLKGTFTLRDMRRQMQAMNKMGPLDQVLDMIPGLGGGLKDQLPDDAMDVTKDRMRVFEFIMDSMTENELENPRSISASQVKRIARGSGTSEEQVRELLQQHKMMERTLKQFSGMGDGDMQRMMKRMQKQGGGGMGGMGGMGPF